A genomic segment from Sparus aurata chromosome 10, fSpaAur1.1, whole genome shotgun sequence encodes:
- the LOC115589951 gene encoding zinc finger protein 239-like isoform X2: MSSQQKQRKGEGLECHRCQHCDKSFKTSSSLKRHQRAHAVFKFSCDQCGKPFRTTSELKSHQHIHTGLKPYSCEQCGKAFTTSGHLTIHQRVHTGEKPYSCDQCGKAFTSSGNLTTHRRVHTGEKPYSCDQCGKAIRTTSELKAHQRVHTGEKPYSCDQCWKAFTFSGDLIKHKRVHTGEKPYSCGQCGKAFNTSGQLTIHKRVHTGEKPYSCGQCGKTFTSSGELTKHRRVHTGEKPYWCDQCGKAFTSSTHLATHRRVHTGEKPYWCDQCEKTFISSGSLKKHRRSHTAST; the protein is encoded by the exons atgagttCTCAGCAG AAACAGAGGAAAGGGGAAGGTCTGGAATGTCACCGCTGTCAGCACTGCGACAAATCCTTCAAGACATCAAGCTCTTTGAAGAGACATCAGAGAGCTCATGCTGTGTTCAAATTcagctgtgaccagtgtggGAAACCTTTCAGGACAACATCAGAGTTGAAATCCCATCAACACATTCACACTGGATTGAAACCATACAGCTGTGAACAGTGTGGGAAAGCTTTTACCACTTCTGGTCACCTAACAATACACCAACGTGTTCATACTGGAGAAAAACCATAcagctgtgaccagtgtggGAAAGCTTTTACTTCTTCTGGTAACCTAACAACACACAGACGTGTTcatactggagagaaaccatacagctgtgaccagtgtggAAAAGCTATTAGGACAACATCAGAATTGAAAGCCCATCAACGAGTTCACACTGGAGAAAAACCATACAGCTGTGACCAGTGTTGGAAAGCTTTTACCTTTTCTGGTGACCTAATAAAACACAAACGTGTTcatactggagagaaaccatacagctGTGGCCAGTGTGGGAAAGCTTTTAACACCTCTGGTCAACTCACGATACATAAACGTGTTcatactggagagaaaccatacagctGTGGCCAGTGTGGGAAAACTTTTACTAGTTCTGGTGAACTAACAAAACACAGACGTgttcacactggagagaaaccatactGGTGTGACCAGTGTGGGAAAGCTTTTACCTCTTCTACTCACCTAGCAACACACAGACGTgttcacactggagagaaaccatactGGTGTGACCAGTGTGAGAAAACTTTTATCTCTTCTGGTTCccttaaaaaacacagacgCTCTCACACTGCATCCACATAA